Proteins found in one Desulfovibrio sp. genomic segment:
- the modA gene encoding molybdate ABC transporter substrate-binding protein → MKKTAYVRGAFCRIALALGCVALLSLPVQAAEMTVSAAASLTNAFNEIKGVFEKKHTGLQVHTNYAASNPLLKQIQEGAPVDVFASADQGTMDKAVAAKVVDPATRKNFALNDLVLIVPAGSKKPAKLEDIKAFKRVAIGNPDSVPAGRYTKDALNTAKLWEAVQPQLILGNSVRQVLDYVARGEVDAGFVYRTDAKQLADKVEVVMIVEGHDPVSYPIAVATTGKDAKMGQEFLNFVLSPEGQAVLAKYGFSKP, encoded by the coding sequence ATGAAAAAGACTGCATACGTTCGTGGGGCCTTTTGCCGCATAGCTTTGGCGCTGGGGTGCGTGGCCCTGCTCAGCCTTCCCGTTCAGGCTGCGGAAATGACCGTTTCTGCCGCTGCCAGCCTTACCAATGCCTTTAACGAAATCAAGGGCGTGTTTGAAAAGAAGCACACCGGCTTGCAGGTGCACACCAATTATGCTGCCTCCAATCCGCTGCTCAAGCAGATCCAGGAAGGTGCGCCAGTAGACGTTTTTGCTTCTGCCGACCAGGGCACCATGGACAAGGCCGTGGCCGCCAAGGTTGTTGACCCCGCTACGCGCAAGAATTTTGCGCTCAACGACCTAGTGCTTATCGTGCCCGCTGGCTCCAAAAAGCCCGCCAAACTTGAAGACATCAAGGCCTTCAAGCGCGTTGCCATCGGCAATCCCGATTCCGTGCCCGCCGGGCGTTACACCAAGGACGCGCTGAACACCGCCAAATTGTGGGAAGCCGTGCAGCCCCAGCTTATCCTGGGCAACAGCGTGCGTCAGGTGCTGGATTATGTGGCCCGTGGCGAGGTTGATGCCGGTTTTGTTTACCGCACCGATGCCAAGCAGCTGGCGGACAAGGTTGAAGTGGTCATGATTGTGGAAGGTCACGACCCCGTGAGCTATCCCATCGCCGTTGCCACCACTGGCAAGGATGCCAAAATGGGCCAGGAGTTTCTGAACTTTGTGCTTTCGCCCGAAGGGCAGGCCGTGCTTGCCAAGTACGGTTTCTCCAAGCCCTAG
- a CDS encoding TOBE domain-containing protein produces MEKNKNREEMAALLRSLSSADRAWLRQRLMRRDSAALLQDTGRISPRELLAVETWLWERASAARGPREKRPRLRMWLIFMLLRYAALRLVEIFEIMPAHLDFQDGVIHVPGSNDAPGREVPLPLTISRRLRRVLEDPALFPETRELMRCDASYVRRCLQQCGAACGLPKGLLSARALRHTRALELGRQGLPLPVVDIFLGRRSAPGQSGIVRCDPQEAKRLLREQLQRERPMKTSARNVFQGRITSLRQSGLLVEVVLRTAGGLRVASLITDESAKTLALNEGKLVNASIKAPWVLVQGGELSPKSSPPAENCFTGVVERVREDEMVAEILVALGEGSQVCALRNRGPENPINLVAGQTVTVFFKAFSVILTVD; encoded by the coding sequence ATGGAAAAAAACAAAAACCGTGAGGAAATGGCTGCGCTTTTGCGCTCCCTCTCTTCCGCAGACAGGGCATGGCTGCGCCAACGCCTTATGCGGCGGGACTCTGCCGCTCTGCTGCAGGATACAGGACGCATCAGCCCGCGCGAGCTTCTGGCCGTGGAAACATGGCTGTGGGAACGGGCCAGCGCTGCCCGTGGCCCGCGCGAAAAACGCCCCCGCCTGCGCATGTGGCTGATTTTCATGCTGCTGCGCTATGCGGCCCTGCGGCTTGTGGAAATTTTTGAGATCATGCCCGCACATCTTGATTTTCAGGACGGCGTTATCCATGTGCCGGGCAGCAACGATGCCCCCGGGCGCGAGGTTCCCCTGCCGCTTACCATCAGCCGCCGCCTCAGGCGCGTGCTGGAAGACCCGGCGCTGTTTCCTGAAACCCGCGAGCTCATGCGCTGCGATGCCAGTTATGTGCGCCGCTGCCTGCAACAGTGCGGTGCGGCATGCGGCCTGCCCAAGGGCCTTTTGAGCGCCCGCGCCCTGCGCCATACCCGCGCCCTTGAGCTGGGCAGACAAGGCCTGCCCCTGCCCGTTGTGGATATTTTTCTTGGCCGGCGATCCGCGCCCGGCCAGAGCGGCATTGTCCGCTGCGACCCGCAGGAGGCCAAACGCCTGCTGCGCGAACAACTGCAAAGGGAGCGACCCATGAAAACCAGTGCGCGCAACGTCTTTCAGGGGCGCATAACCTCATTGCGCCAAAGCGGGCTGCTGGTCGAAGTGGTGCTGCGCACCGCAGGCGGCCTGCGCGTGGCCTCGCTCATTACGGACGAAAGCGCCAAGACCCTGGCCCTCAATGAGGGCAAGCTGGTCAATGCCAGCATCAAGGCACCCTGGGTGCTGGTGCAGGGGGGTGAACTCTCGCCCAAAAGTTCCCCTCCGGCGGAGAACTGCTTTACCGGCGTGGTGGAAAGGGTGCGGGAAGATGAAATGGTGGCCGAAATTCTGGTGGCGCTTGGCGAAGGCAGTCAGGTCTGCGCCCTGCGCAACCGTGGGCCGGAAAACCCCATCAATCTTGTGGCCGGGCAGACTGTAACGGTATTTTTCAAGGCTTTTTCCGTCATTCTCACCGTAGATTAG
- a CDS encoding GntG family PLP-dependent aldolase: MPVVDLRSDTLTVPTEAMRAAMREAEVGDDGRVDAEGRGGDPTVNRLEDHAAELLGKEAALFCPSGTMANLVALATWCDRGDAAALEPDLHVFRTEKSPFMEKFLGIQPVFYSRDAEGMPEVASFASACATSGIKLACVENSHNFGGGICVSLARQQALAAAARKAEIPVHMDGARLFNAAVALGVDAAHLAACADSVMFCLSKGLGAPFGSVLCGTREFIAKARQTRKLLGGGMRQAGIMAAAGLIALRTGIDRLAEDHENARHLGAALAAYGEFVLTPVQSNIVMLDISASGRSSDWFEQQLAPLGLLAKGMGKDHLRLTTYRGVGRLDMARAIEAFERFMEENRALWK; the protein is encoded by the coding sequence ATGCCTGTAGTCGATCTGCGCAGTGATACCCTGACCGTTCCCACCGAGGCCATGCGCGCCGCCATGCGCGAGGCCGAAGTGGGCGATGACGGCCGTGTTGACGCGGAAGGGCGCGGCGGCGACCCCACAGTCAATCGGCTGGAAGATCATGCTGCCGAACTGCTGGGCAAGGAAGCCGCGCTTTTTTGCCCGTCGGGAACCATGGCCAATCTCGTCGCGCTGGCTACGTGGTGCGACCGTGGCGACGCTGCGGCTCTGGAGCCGGACCTGCATGTGTTCCGCACCGAAAAGTCGCCCTTCATGGAAAAGTTCCTGGGCATTCAGCCGGTGTTTTATTCGCGGGATGCGGAGGGCATGCCCGAAGTCGCGTCCTTTGCATCCGCCTGCGCGACGTCGGGCATCAAGCTGGCCTGTGTGGAAAACAGCCACAACTTCGGCGGCGGCATATGCGTGTCGCTTGCGCGGCAGCAGGCTCTGGCCGCTGCGGCTCGCAAGGCAGAGATTCCCGTGCATATGGACGGCGCAAGGCTGTTTAACGCAGCCGTGGCCCTCGGAGTGGACGCCGCACATCTGGCCGCCTGCGCGGACAGCGTGATGTTCTGCCTTTCCAAGGGGCTTGGCGCGCCGTTCGGTTCTGTGCTGTGCGGAACGCGCGAGTTTATCGCCAAGGCGCGTCAGACGCGCAAGCTGCTTGGCGGCGGCATGCGGCAGGCGGGCATTATGGCCGCTGCCGGGCTGATTGCCTTGCGCACGGGCATTGACCGCCTTGCGGAAGACCACGAAAACGCCCGCCACCTCGGCGCGGCGCTGGCGGCCTATGGCGAGTTTGTGCTCACGCCTGTGCAAAGCAACATTGTGATGCTGGATATAAGCGCTTCCGGCAGGTCTTCAGACTGGTTCGAGCAACAGCTTGCGCCTCTGGGGCTGCTGGCAAAGGGCATGGGCAAGGATCACCTGCGTCTGACAACCTACCGGGGCGTGGGGCGTCTGGATATGGCGCGCGCCATTGAGGCCTTTGAGCGCTTTATGGAAGAAAACCGCGCCCTGTGGAAGTAA